The following proteins are co-located in the Camelina sativa cultivar DH55 chromosome 12, Cs, whole genome shotgun sequence genome:
- the LOC104733147 gene encoding UPF0496 protein At4g34320-like produces MGNKSSKHSKTKAIDTKKKKTSAKIYATEFKTYEAACKEDTEIQSFDRRMHARMSNVISTLSTGVDVEGRALSFDSLKVVTESLLDINQEVVKVVINCKNDIWKHKEVFELAVDFFDNSTKTLDFCYALEESMCLVGSNHQLILSAIRQFEEESLVRGGNGYKKTLKELKKFKDAKTPFGEDFFKMFQIEQQMLMLEKLQIRSKRLDIKLKRIRTWREIIFVATYATLLICSVVAAAIAAPSVAAALASVIVPMGAMGKWLHSLWKKYEAVKGQKDMFFWMQVGTFVAVKDLDNIRLLIQQLDKEIKRMVTSAESAVEHHDTVKIQIHEIEKVLLVFKKKIEELGNRADLCSKDIIKAREVVFNKVIHHT; encoded by the exons ATGGgaaacaaatcaagcaaacattCAAAGACAAAGGctattgataccaaaaaaaaaaagacatcggCTAAGATCTATGCAACGGAATTTAAAACGTACGAGGCTGCATGTAAAGAAGACACGGAGATCCAGTCTTTCGACAGGCGTATGCACGCACGGATGAGTAACGTGATAAGCACGCTATCTACGGGCGTTGACGTTGAGGGTCGAGCACTCTCGTTCGATTCCTTGAAAGTAGTGACGGAGAGTTTATTGGACATTAACCAAGAAGTTGTGAAAGTGGTAATAAATTGCAAGAACGACATATGGAAACATAAAGAAGTGTTTGAGCTCGCTGTAGATTTCTTTGACAATAGCACGAAGACACTCGACTTCTGTTATGCTTTGGAGGAAAGCATGTGTCTGGTTGGTAGTAATCACCAGTTGATTCTTTCTGCTATTCGGCAGTTTGAAGAAGAGAGCCTTGTCCGAG GAGGGAACGGATACAAGAAGACACTTAAAGAGCTGAAGAAATTCAAAGACGCAAAGACTCCTTTTGGCGAAGACTTCTTCAAGATGTTCCAAATCGAACAACAAATGCTGATGCTTGAGAAGCTTCAGATTCGTTCGAAGAGGCTCGACATTAAGCTCAAGCGCATCCGCACATGGCGAGAAATCATCTTCGTGGCTACCTACGCCACTTTGCTCATCTGCTCTGTTGTGGCTGCGGCTATTGCGGCTCCTTCTGTGGCTGCGGCTCTCGCTTCTGTCATAGTGCCAATGGGTGCCATGGGGAAATGGCTCCACTCGCTGTGGAAGAAATATGAAGCAGTTAAAGGACAGAAAGACATGTTCTTTTGGATGCAGGTAGGGACGTTTGTAGCAGTGAAGGATTTGGATAATATCCGATTATTGATCCAACAGTTGGACAAGGAGATCAAGAGGATGGTGACGAGTGCGGAATCTGCGGTGGAGCATCATGATACAGTCAAGATTCAAATCCATGAGATTGAGAAGGTTCTTTTGGTGtttaagaagaagatagaagaatTGGGGAATCGAGCTGATTTGTGTAGCAAAGATATTATAAAAGCAAGGGAGGTGGTTTTCAATAAGGTCATCCATCATACCTGA
- the LOC104729795 gene encoding UPF0496 protein At4g34320-like — protein sequence MRIELATALIMGNRSSKHSKKTAVDTKKKKKTSAKIYATEFETYEAACEEDTEIQSFDRRMHARMSNVISTLSTDVEGGAVSFDSLKVVTESLLDVSQEVMKFVLDCKKDIWKHKEVLELAVDFFDNSTKTLDFCYALEESVCLVGSNHQLILSGNGYKKTLKELKKFKDAETPFGKDFFKMFQIVYEQQMLMLEKLQIRTKRLDNKFKRIRTWRKIASIIFVAIYATLLICSVVAAAIAATAVAAALASTIAPMGAMGKWLHSLWKKYENAVKGQKDVFFSMQEGTFVAVKDLDYIRLLIQQLDKEIKRMVTSAETAVEHHDTIKIQIHEINKVLLVFKKKIEELGNRADLCSKDIIKAREVFFNKVMHHT from the exons ATGAG AATCGAACTTGCAACTGCGTTAATAATGGGAAACAGATCAAGCAAACATTCAAAGAAAACGGCtgttgataccaaaaaaaaaaagaagacatcgGCTAAGATCTATGCAACGGAATTTGAAACGTACGAGGCTGCATGTGAAGAAGACACGGAGATCCAGTCTTTTGACAGGCGTATGCACGCACGAATGAGTAACGTGATAAGCACGTTATCTACGGACGTTGAGGGTGGAGCGGTCTCGTTCGATTCCTTGAAAGTAGTGACGGAGAGTTTATTGGACGTGAGCCAAGAAGTCATGAAATTTGTATTGGATTGCAAGAAAGACATATGGAAACATAAAGAAGTGCTTGAGCTCGCTGTAGATTTCTTTGATAATAGCACGAAGACGCTCGACTTCTGTTATGCTTTGGAGGAAAGCGTGTGTTTGGTTGGTAGTAATCACCAGTTGATTCTTTC AGGGAATGGATACAAGAAGACGCTTAAAGAGCTGAAGAAATTCAAAGACGCAGAGACTCCTTTTGGCAAAGACTTCTTCAAGATGTTCCAAATCGTTTACGAACAACAAATGCTGATGCTTGAGAAGCTTCAGATTCGTACGAAGAGGCTCGACAATAAGTTCAAGCGCATCCGCACATGGCGAAAAATCGCCAGCATCATCTTCGTGGCTATCTACGCCACTTTGCTCATCTGCTCTGTTGTGGCTGCGGCTATTGCGGCTACTGCAGTGGCTGCGGCTCTCGCTTCTACCATAGCTCCAATGGGTGCAATGGGGAAATGGCTCCACTCGCTGTGGAAGAAATATGAGAATGCAGTTAAAGGACAGAAAGACGTGTTCTTTTCGATGCAGGAAGGGACGTTTGTAGCAGTGAAGGATTTGGATTATATCCGGTTATTGATCCAACAGTTGGACAAGGAGATCAAGAGGATGGTGACGAGTGCGGAAACTGCGGTGGAGCATCATGATACAATCAAGATTCAGATCCATGAGATTAACAAGGTTCTTTTGGTGtttaagaagaagatagaagaatTGGGGAATCGAGCTGATTTGTGTAGCAAAGATATTATAAAAGCAAGGGAGGTGTTTTTCAATAAGGTCATGCATCATACCTGA